TCTAGTTTGCGGTATTCCGCAACGATATCAGCCCCTTTTTTGTCGACAGTTTTAAGGCTTCCTTTTTCGAGGGCTTTGGTAGCAGCTTCAAGTTGCTTTCCTGTTTTGGCCCACTCTTTCGGCAACAGCTCATTGGCGCGGGCATTCAAAGCACCACGACGAGCATCTTCGATTTCTGGCATTTGCATGGTTGCCAGTTGCGATTTATTCACGCCATCTCTCAACCAGCTTTGGGCATAAGCCAGTTGCTCCAGAACGTCTTCAGAGCTTTTCCCTGCTTCTTTTTTGCTAATAGCTTTTTTAAGAGCATCTTCCGCCTTGTTGAAGTTTGTAGGAGACAGAACATCTATTTGACGTTCCCGCGCTTCATTGATCATGGCCTGGGTTCGTTGAATTTCTGTCGCGGGGTTGGCCGTGGAGGAAATCGGAGTCACGGTGGGTGGAGTGCTGGCGCATCCGATAAATCCGGTGGCGAAGGCCAACACTAGGATGGCAGGTATTTGTCGAGAGAACATGAATTCCTCCTTGAAGTTGCGATTTTTAGATCTGCTTCAAAGCTAATCCGCCAAAAAGGGGAGGTAAAAGAAATTCAAAGAGACTCAGGATTTGTATGCATAAGAACAGCGATCTAAAATCCCGGACCGTCTAACGGCTGGGCGGAACTGTTGCTGCTTTGAAATTATCGATGAACCTAGTGAAGAAAGACAAAACTGAAGATGGAATAAAGACCGGCAAGAATGAGAATAACACCGGCGATCTTTTGGTGTTTCATAGGTGTCGTTTGAATTGTCTGACGAATCATGGAAGGAAGGACACTAAGGGCGGGCAGGCTGCCCAGCCAGAAAAGTGTCATGACCATCACGCCACCCCAGATGCTTTTTGTTGCAATAGCCGCGGTGACGTAAGTGTAAAGCCAACCGCAAGGAAGAAGTGCGGTTAAAAGACCCACAACAAATCCTGATTGCTTCAAGTGAAAGACCTGCAACTTGCGTAAGGACCGCATTAACGGATGCCCTTCCAAAGAGGGAATAAGTCGAACGAGAAAATCAGGGGCAATCCAGCGAACTCCCATGAAAATAAGGACAACAGCAAACAGCAAAGCTGATATCCAGCGCAAATGAACGAAGTTGCTGTTTAAGAAGAACTGCCCTAAGGATCCAGCGAGGACCCCCAATAAGTTGTATGAAACAAAACGACCGAGGTGATAGGGCAAAAGATTTTTACGCTGGCCCATCAAGGTTGCGATGGGCCCACACATTCCGGCGCAATGCCAACTTCCAAAGAAGCTTGATGCTAAAATTCCCGCTGCTAAGAAGATTGCCGAGTTCACGGGTTCTTCGGTCCAACCAGGATCAACTCTTTTTCAGTTTTGAAAGAACTCTTCAAATCTTCCAGGATGATGCGAGTTTTTAGTTGTCCTGAGTTTTGTTGCATGAGCAAAGGGCTGACGCGAATAAAGAAATACCATTCATGGCTTTCATCCTGGCGAAGCGTGAGTGGGTTCTCACCGACAGTCAGCTGCACACCTTTTGCGAGAAGGTCTGGAGGGAGTTCCAAACGATAGAGGGCGTCGGCGGTGCCTTGATTTTGAATATGTATTTTAAATTGATTGAGAATAACCTCTTCGCCTTGTTCGTTCTTAACATAAGAGTAGGGAAGTCCCTGGCCCCGCAAAATCGCAATATGGACCGGCTCGCGTGACGAAATAGCGTAAGTGAGTCCGGCTGCAAGAACTATTAGAGCGGCCATATAAATCATAGAGCGAGGACGGAAGAGTGAAATTTTTGAAAAATCGAGGGTGTCATAACGAATGAGACCTTTAGGTTTTTTGACCTTTTCCATGATCTCATCGCAGGCATCGGCACAGGCTGTACAAGCGATACATTCCATTTGTAAGCCATTGCGGATATCAATCCCCGTAGGACAGACTTGAACACAACGATTGCAGGCAACACAGTCGCCCTGCTGTTCCTTTGGAACATTGGGTGCCTTGCGGGGTTCACCGCGTTTGACATCATAGACGATGGCCAAAGATTTTTGGTCTAAGAGAAGAGATTGAATCCGACCATATGGGCACATGATCACGCAGAATTGTTCGCGGAACCAAGCAAAATCAAAAAGGATCAAACCTGTGAAGGCCGATACCAGAATGAAGTAAGTCAGATTCTCGTCGGGAGGATTTTGAATCATCTGAATCAAATTTTTGGCGCCGACGAAATACGCCATGAAACTATGGGCAATCAAAGAAGATACGACCACGAACAGGAACCACTTTGAACCAGACTTCAAAAACTTTTCCATAGTCATGGGGCTGGCTTGCAACTGACGGCGCTTTAGATAAGGGCCCTCAGTCCAAAGTTCGATACGGCGGTAGATGGCATCAATGAATACCGTTTGTGGGCAGGCCCAGCCACACCATACACGCCCCCAAATGGAAGTGACAAAAGCCAGTCCCAAAGTGACGAAGGCCAGAATAAAGAATATCAACGGGGCATCATGAGATTTGAACAACATCCCAAACAAGGCAAATTCTCGATCTGGGATATTGAGCAGGATTGTTTGTCTACCTTGGATGGTTGTCCAAGGTAGACCCAAAAAGATCACTAGTAAGACTAACTGAGTCCAGGTCCGATGCTTGCGGTAAAAGCCGCGAACTTCAGCGGGAATGATACCAAGGCGATCACCATGTTCATCAACGGATGTTAGCTTACCAGAATCTAAATCGCTCATGGCACTTCTTCTCCTTGTGGAGCTTTGGCACCAGGGGGATTGCTGCCTTTTTTGCTGAGGATGAATGCAGTCACTGCATAGATCTCCTCTTTTTTCATAACCGGTCCCCATGGCGGCATACCTTTGTCAGCAACGCCCTCGCGAATAACTTTTACGATATCCAGGCGGTTGCCGCGACCGTGAATCCAGAACTTATCCGTCAAATTAGGACCAATTTGACCTTGGAGCTGTTGTCCGTGGCAGGCAGCGCACTTCGCTTGGAAAGTTGAGGCTCCCAAAGCAACAACTCCGTCCTTACCGAAGGCCTCAGTCAGAGACTCTTCTGTTTCCACCGGACTTGCCGCGACACTTGCAGCTTGTTCTTTTTCAAGCTGAGTCATGGCCACTTTCAATTCCTGGGTCAGTGTTGGACCGCCGGCGAATTGGTAGTGAATGAAATAGAGGAACGCGAAGATAATAGTGAGGAAGAAGGTCCACAACCACCAAGTCGGCAAGGGATTGTCATGCTCGATGATGCCATCATATTCGTGAAATTTTTCTTTAGAGTCGCTCATGAGCTAATTCTCCGTCGTTGAGGGGCATGTTTTCCATTTGTTTGTATAACACTTTTCTGTCTTTATGGTTCACCCAAAGAATCATGCCTATAAAAAACAGAAAGAAGATAATCAACCCGAGGGCTGTCAAATAAGTGTCGGTGAAGGCCGCCAATCCAAGTTGTTTCATTACTGTTTTCCTTTCTGTCCTAGTGACTGAAGGTAAGCAATCAAAGCAATAATCTGTTTTTTCTCCAGACCACGAGGAGCGCCGTTCTTTTCAAGATCTTCGGCAATTTCCTTG
The nucleotide sequence above comes from Bdellovibrio svalbardensis. Encoded proteins:
- a CDS encoding cbb3-type cytochrome oxidase subunit 3, with translation MKQLGLAAFTDTYLTALGLIIFFLFFIGMILWVNHKDRKVLYKQMENMPLNDGELAHERL
- the ccoG gene encoding cytochrome c oxidase accessory protein CcoG, producing the protein MSDLDSGKLTSVDEHGDRLGIIPAEVRGFYRKHRTWTQLVLLVIFLGLPWTTIQGRQTILLNIPDREFALFGMLFKSHDAPLIFFILAFVTLGLAFVTSIWGRVWCGWACPQTVFIDAIYRRIELWTEGPYLKRRQLQASPMTMEKFLKSGSKWFLFVVVSSLIAHSFMAYFVGAKNLIQMIQNPPDENLTYFILVSAFTGLILFDFAWFREQFCVIMCPYGRIQSLLLDQKSLAIVYDVKRGEPRKAPNVPKEQQGDCVACNRCVQVCPTGIDIRNGLQMECIACTACADACDEIMEKVKKPKGLIRYDTLDFSKISLFRPRSMIYMAALIVLAAGLTYAISSREPVHIAILRGQGLPYSYVKNEQGEEVILNQFKIHIQNQGTADALYRLELPPDLLAKGVQLTVGENPLTLRQDESHEWYFFIRVSPLLMQQNSGQLKTRIILEDLKSSFKTEKELILVGPKNP
- a CDS encoding cbb3-type cytochrome c oxidase N-terminal domain-containing protein, which produces MSDSKEKFHEYDGIIEHDNPLPTWWLWTFFLTIIFAFLYFIHYQFAGGPTLTQELKVAMTQLEKEQAASVAASPVETEESLTEAFGKDGVVALGASTFQAKCAACHGQQLQGQIGPNLTDKFWIHGRGNRLDIVKVIREGVADKGMPPWGPVMKKEEIYAVTAFILSKKGSNPPGAKAPQGEEVP
- a CDS encoding sulfite exporter TauE/SafE family protein; this encodes MNSAIFLAAGILASSFFGSWHCAGMCGPIATLMGQRKNLLPYHLGRFVSYNLLGVLAGSLGQFFLNSNFVHLRWISALLFAVVLIFMGVRWIAPDFLVRLIPSLEGHPLMRSLRKLQVFHLKQSGFVVGLLTALLPCGWLYTYVTAAIATKSIWGGVMVMTLFWLGSLPALSVLPSMIRQTIQTTPMKHQKIAGVILILAGLYSIFSFVFLH